A genomic segment from Nitratiruptor sp. YY08-10 encodes:
- the lysS gene encoding lysine--tRNA ligase, with product MIFDNQYEQLRIQKAQELKESGINPYGHGFCKEISNSEFLEKYAYVKDLEERKDEKACVKLNGRIKFLRHMGKAAFAKIEDESGIVQIYFNRDSLGDEWFKKVKKLIEVGDIIEAKGYPFVTKTGELTLHANELNLVTKAIVPLPEKFHGLQDKELRYRQRYVDLIMNPEVKKVFMLRSRIVSLIRDFFESHGFLEVETPMMHPIPGGANARPFITHHNALGVDRYLRIAPELYLKRLIVGGFEAVFEINRNFRNEGMDATHNPEFTMIEFYWAYHTYEDLMKLTEDLFDYLFEKLSLPKKLTYGEHTIDFSTPFSKIKYKDAIIEIGEVPEDVVEDKEKIIAFLKEKGIELEFAHKMSLGALQAELFDNFVEERLINPTFITHFPIDISPLARRSDENPDIAERFELFIAGKEIANGFNELNDPLDQYERFKAQVQAKEVDDEAMHMDEDFIRALGYGMPPTAGEGIGIDRLVMLLTNQHSIRDVILFPAMKPIQKNEKGE from the coding sequence TTGATATTTGACAATCAATATGAACAGTTACGTATTCAAAAAGCACAAGAACTCAAAGAATCAGGTATTAATCCTTACGGGCACGGTTTTTGTAAAGAGATTTCCAATAGTGAATTTTTAGAAAAATATGCATATGTCAAAGATCTTGAAGAAAGAAAGGATGAAAAAGCGTGTGTAAAACTCAATGGCCGAATCAAATTTTTACGCCATATGGGCAAAGCGGCTTTTGCAAAGATCGAAGATGAAAGCGGAATTGTCCAAATCTACTTCAATCGTGACTCATTGGGGGATGAGTGGTTCAAAAAGGTGAAAAAACTCATTGAAGTGGGCGATATTATCGAAGCCAAAGGATATCCTTTCGTAACGAAAACGGGAGAATTGACGCTTCACGCAAATGAATTAAACCTTGTAACAAAAGCTATCGTTCCGCTTCCAGAAAAATTTCACGGTTTGCAAGATAAAGAGCTTCGATATAGACAGCGCTATGTAGACCTTATCATGAACCCTGAAGTAAAAAAAGTCTTCATGCTTCGAAGCCGTATCGTCAGCCTCATTCGAGATTTCTTTGAAAGCCACGGCTTTTTGGAAGTGGAAACTCCTATGATGCATCCGATTCCAGGCGGTGCAAATGCACGTCCTTTCATTACTCACCATAATGCATTAGGTGTAGACAGATATCTAAGAATCGCGCCTGAACTCTATCTCAAACGGCTCATTGTCGGAGGATTCGAAGCAGTCTTTGAAATCAACAGAAACTTTAGAAATGAAGGGATGGATGCAACACACAACCCAGAATTTACAATGATTGAGTTTTACTGGGCATACCATACCTATGAAGATTTGATGAAACTCACTGAAGATCTTTTTGATTATCTATTTGAAAAACTTTCTTTACCGAAAAAGCTCACCTATGGTGAACATACGATCGACTTCTCCACTCCATTTAGCAAAATAAAATATAAAGATGCCATCATTGAAATCGGTGAAGTGCCCGAAGATGTGGTGGAAGATAAAGAAAAGATTATTGCGTTTTTGAAAGAAAAAGGCATTGAATTAGAATTCGCACACAAAATGAGCCTCGGGGCTCTTCAAGCCGAACTTTTTGACAATTTCGTAGAAGAGCGACTCATCAATCCAACATTCATTACCCATTTTCCGATCGATATCAGCCCACTTGCCAGAAGAAGTGATGAAAATCCGGATATTGCCGAAAGATTTGAACTTTTCATTGCCGGCAAAGAGATCGCAAACGGCTTCAATGAGCTAAACGACCCACTGGATCAGTATGAGCGTTTCAAAGCGCAAGTACAAGCGAAAGAGGTGGATGACGAAGCGATGCATATGGATGAAGATTTTATCCGTGCCCTTGGATACGGTATGCCTCCCACTGCAGGGGAAGGTATTGGAATCGATAGACTCGTCATGCTTCTTACAAACCAACACTCTATCAGAGATGTGATATTATTCCCAGCTATGAAACCGATACAAAAAAATGAAAAAGGAGAGTAA
- a CDS encoding CvpA family protein, protein MEHITSFDIVIALIIFILGLKGLIDGFIKELFGLAGIIGGIYFGSRYADTVGNFIDHNIITIKNEAALTFVGFLVGLFGIWIAMALLGNIVTKLTHMSGLGFFNRLFGVLFGWAKIFLIFAVIVYAISSMEITKRVLEKYTKDSILYPLMMKTGAYIIKLKPEDFVSQNVQEKSSKLMQNTKKDLQTEAIHQTIDSTAKKLNNNKE, encoded by the coding sequence ATGGAACATATTACAAGTTTCGATATCGTTATCGCACTGATCATTTTCATTCTAGGTCTTAAAGGCCTCATCGACGGCTTTATCAAAGAGCTTTTTGGACTTGCCGGAATCATTGGAGGGATCTATTTTGGATCACGCTATGCCGATACTGTTGGAAACTTTATCGATCACAACATCATCACGATAAAAAATGAAGCGGCTCTAACTTTCGTCGGGTTTCTTGTAGGGCTTTTTGGAATCTGGATAGCCATGGCCCTTTTGGGTAATATCGTTACAAAACTTACCCATATGAGTGGCCTTGGCTTTTTCAATAGACTTTTTGGAGTGTTGTTCGGTTGGGCAAAGATCTTTTTGATTTTTGCTGTTATTGTCTATGCGATTTCGAGCATGGAGATTACCAAAAGGGTTCTTGAAAAATATACAAAAGATTCCATCCTCTATCCTCTTATGATGAAAACCGGTGCATATATCATCAAATTGAAACCGGAAGATTTTGTTTCCCAAAATGTTCAGGAGAAAAGTTCCAAACTCATGCAAAATACCAAAAAAGATCTGCAAACAGAAGCGATCCATCAAACAATCGATTCAACAGCAAAAAAACTCAACAATAACAAGGAGTAG
- a CDS encoding type IV pilus twitching motility protein PilT, which produces MQIELTSLFKTVVAHKASDLHLVAGSEPQIRIDGRLVPLNLPKLEPKEVQELLYSLLTEKQKKTYEEEFELDFSFTVPNVGRFRANYYRTLGAPAGAFRIIPMEIPTLDDLGAPQVFKKLVKREKGLILITGPTGSGKSTTLAAMLNEINESERKHIITIEDPVEFLHKNKQSLFSHRELGLDTKSYANALKYALREDPDVILIGEMRDRETIHAALTAAETGHLVFGTLHTNSAPGTINRIIDVFPGDMQPQIRAQLAGSLVAAIAQSLLPKIGGGRIAVHEILINTPAIANLIRENKVHQIYSQMQLNQQETEMQTQTKVLQKLLMQHVIDKETALQYANRPEELLNYIKHL; this is translated from the coding sequence ATGCAAATCGAACTCACCTCTTTGTTTAAAACCGTCGTTGCCCACAAAGCTTCCGATTTACACCTTGTTGCAGGCAGCGAACCACAAATTCGTATCGATGGGAGGCTTGTTCCGCTCAATCTTCCAAAACTGGAACCCAAAGAGGTACAAGAACTCCTATACAGTCTACTGACAGAAAAACAGAAAAAAACCTATGAAGAGGAGTTTGAGCTCGATTTCTCTTTTACCGTTCCAAATGTGGGACGTTTTCGGGCAAACTACTATAGAACTCTCGGTGCTCCGGCAGGGGCTTTCCGTATCATTCCTATGGAAATCCCTACTCTGGATGATTTGGGAGCTCCACAGGTTTTTAAAAAACTCGTCAAACGTGAAAAAGGGCTTATTCTCATTACCGGTCCGACAGGAAGCGGTAAATCAACCACACTTGCTGCCATGCTCAACGAAATCAATGAAAGCGAGCGCAAACATATTATTACCATCGAAGATCCGGTAGAATTCTTGCATAAAAACAAACAATCTCTTTTTTCCCACAGAGAATTGGGTCTCGATACGAAAAGCTACGCCAATGCTTTGAAATATGCGCTACGTGAAGATCCGGATGTCATCCTCATCGGGGAGATGCGAGATAGAGAAACGATTCACGCAGCACTCACCGCTGCTGAAACAGGGCACCTGGTTTTTGGAACCTTGCATACAAACTCCGCACCTGGTACCATCAACAGAATTATCGATGTTTTTCCTGGTGATATGCAACCACAAATCAGAGCACAGCTCGCAGGAAGCCTTGTCGCCGCAATAGCCCAATCTCTTTTGCCTAAAATTGGAGGAGGAAGGATAGCGGTGCACGAAATATTGATCAACACACCAGCCATAGCGAACCTCATTAGAGAAAATAAAGTACACCAGATCTATTCACAAATGCAACTCAACCAGCAAGAGACGGAAATGCAAACCCAAACAAAAGTTTTGCAAAAGCTGCTTATGCAGCATGTCATTGACAAAGAGACCGCTTTGCAATATGCAAACCGCCCGGAAGAGTTACTCAACTATATAAAACATCTATAA
- the gatC gene encoding Asp-tRNA(Asn)/Glu-tRNA(Gln) amidotransferase subunit GatC → MQKIDHQLLKRLQTLSMVEVDEAKKDQILEELNKFLEFVDILDELDYSGVEATFSPIEASAPLRKDEPSLHPEIGQKILQNAPKSADNFFIVPKIIE, encoded by the coding sequence ATGCAAAAAATCGATCATCAACTCCTAAAACGTCTCCAAACACTCTCCATGGTTGAAGTGGACGAAGCAAAAAAAGATCAAATACTCGAGGAGCTCAATAAATTTTTGGAATTTGTAGATATTTTAGATGAACTGGATTATTCTGGAGTGGAAGCCACATTTTCTCCGATTGAAGCATCTGCACCACTCAGAAAAGATGAGCCGAGTCTGCATCCGGAAATCGGACAAAAAATCCTGCAAAATGCACCGAAATCAGCCGATAACTTTTTCATCGTTCCAAAAATTATAGAATAG
- a CDS encoding tetratricopeptide repeat protein, translated as MGTKENIDFIKQELSNEEKLLESVIRLEKWYKKYSKIIVSAVVLLLVAGVGYSVYEWKKQSDLEESNIAYLKLLKNPKDATSLQILQDRNPKLYMLYLYQIGVKHKNAKNLETVKKGGDTVLSDLATYHLAVINKDQKALQVYANKETILKEFAILDRGYALLARNSIKEAHKVLDSIGQNSQGYLYAKILKHYGVKENR; from the coding sequence TTGGGAACAAAAGAGAACATCGATTTTATCAAACAGGAACTAAGTAACGAAGAGAAACTGTTGGAGTCGGTTATCCGACTGGAAAAATGGTATAAAAAATATAGCAAAATTATCGTTTCAGCCGTTGTCTTGCTCCTTGTAGCAGGTGTGGGATACAGTGTATATGAGTGGAAAAAACAGAGTGATCTGGAAGAATCCAATATCGCATATCTTAAACTTTTAAAAAATCCAAAGGATGCAACATCCTTACAGATTTTGCAAGACAGAAATCCAAAACTTTATATGCTCTATCTTTATCAAATCGGTGTAAAACACAAGAATGCAAAAAATCTTGAAACAGTAAAAAAGGGAGGTGATACGGTTTTGTCCGATCTTGCTACCTATCATTTAGCTGTTATCAACAAAGATCAAAAGGCTCTGCAGGTGTATGCAAACAAAGAGACTATCTTAAAAGAGTTTGCCATTTTGGACCGAGGATATGCTCTATTGGCACGAAACAGCATCAAAGAGGCTCATAAGGTTTTGGATAGTATCGGACAAAATTCTCAGGGCTATCTTTATGCGAAGATTCTCAAACATTATGGTGTGAAGGAAAATAGATGA
- a CDS encoding PQQ-binding-like beta-propeller repeat protein, with the protein MKQWIYGIGIAAALILTGCSSKQYFQPEDIAGAVSFDGNLPAPITDVLRDGATLADGEFISQEGLEHYKMPKNFLFIKKSEGKYLIADRCKRVEVVDASSKKIIFKKDFDMKSAVAANINGDFLALVFDDNSLGLIDIRSGEVLYSSRQKPAIANDTKIANPYFLGKLVIFPTLDGKLVVVDPERKKELRTIIVGTHENFNNVIFLNVIDDKLIAATPNRIISVTPQFTNALDLELSDVVYVKNRVYLLAKDGTITLTDPSLNVLKQRKYNFAHYTGAIYGQYLYIIERGGYIIALDKDLRASNIFEFPSKIEEYIFTAKDKVFYDDKYFTLNR; encoded by the coding sequence ATGAAACAATGGATATATGGAATCGGTATTGCAGCGGCTCTTATACTTACAGGTTGTAGTTCAAAACAGTATTTCCAACCTGAGGATATTGCAGGAGCCGTAAGTTTTGACGGAAACTTGCCAGCTCCTATTACAGATGTTTTGCGAGACGGAGCGACGCTTGCTGACGGTGAGTTTATTTCACAAGAGGGTCTGGAACATTATAAGATGCCCAAAAATTTTCTATTTATTAAAAAAAGTGAGGGCAAATATCTTATCGCTGACAGATGTAAGAGAGTTGAAGTTGTTGATGCCTCATCAAAAAAGATCATTTTCAAAAAAGATTTTGATATGAAAAGTGCGGTAGCTGCCAATATCAACGGTGATTTTCTTGCTTTAGTTTTTGATGACAATTCCCTTGGGCTTATCGATATACGAAGCGGTGAAGTGCTCTATTCATCCAGACAAAAACCGGCGATTGCCAATGATACAAAAATAGCCAATCCCTATTTTTTGGGAAAACTTGTCATTTTCCCTACGTTAGACGGGAAACTTGTAGTGGTCGATCCGGAAAGAAAAAAAGAGCTCCGTACGATTATTGTTGGGACGCATGAGAATTTTAACAATGTTATCTTTTTGAATGTCATCGATGACAAACTGATTGCCGCAACGCCAAACCGTATCATCTCTGTTACACCCCAATTCACCAATGCTTTGGATCTAGAGCTCAGTGATGTAGTATATGTCAAAAATAGAGTCTATCTTCTAGCAAAAGACGGCACGATCACACTTACAGATCCTTCACTGAATGTTTTAAAACAAAGAAAGTACAATTTTGCCCACTATACCGGCGCTATCTATGGCCAATATCTCTATATCATAGAAAGAGGCGGCTATATTATCGCTTTGGATAAAGATTTGAGAGCTTCCAATATTTTCGAATTCCCATCCAAAATTGAAGAGTATATCTTTACTGCCAAAGACAAAGTATTTTATGATGATAAATATTTCACGCTTAATCGATGA
- a CDS encoding type III pantothenate kinase — protein MLLCDIGNTNIKIYNDGLVQIVSQEELLSYQDQRLFYLSVHPSLQSFPDCKKWINLEPFVSVKSSYNGLGVDRKALCSLVDEGTVIDAGSAITVDVMQDNIHTGGFIYPGKKAFFEAFRNISPRLDFSYQDILKDRLPQETRSALSYGFIAPLVALVEKLPKPWYVTGGDGGLLLQYLPDAIYRPHMIFEAMKQIIQRNGLC, from the coding sequence ATGCTTCTTTGTGATATAGGAAATACCAATATAAAAATATACAATGACGGATTGGTGCAAATAGTATCTCAAGAGGAACTTTTGTCCTATCAGGATCAAAGGCTTTTCTATCTTAGCGTCCATCCCTCTTTACAAAGTTTTCCGGATTGCAAGAAGTGGATCAATCTTGAACCATTTGTTTCTGTAAAGAGTAGTTATAACGGATTGGGAGTGGATAGAAAAGCATTATGTTCTCTTGTGGATGAAGGAACTGTGATTGACGCAGGGAGTGCCATTACGGTTGATGTGATGCAAGACAATATTCATACGGGTGGATTTATCTATCCTGGGAAAAAAGCTTTTTTTGAAGCTTTTAGAAATATTTCACCAAGGCTCGATTTTTCTTATCAGGATATTTTGAAAGATCGATTGCCTCAAGAGACACGTTCGGCACTGAGTTACGGTTTTATAGCTCCTTTGGTGGCGCTGGTCGAAAAACTTCCAAAGCCGTGGTATGTGACAGGGGGTGATGGAGGATTGCTGTTGCAATATTTGCCAGATGCGATATACAGACCTCATATGATTTTTGAAGCGATGAAGCAAATAATACAAAGGAATGGATTATGCTAA
- the hisG gene encoding ATP phosphoribosyltransferase, translating to MLTIALPKGRIGEDSLALFEKIFDEKFEFGKRKLILEAGGFRFMKVRNQDVPTYVYHQAADLGIVGLDVLEEKRLDIMRLLDLGFGKCDICIGIKAEEELDFSKPSYKVATKMENITRDFFSKKAIPVEIIKLYGSIELAPLVGLADMIVDIVETGETMRQNGLKPALKIMESSAFLIANKNSFYQKKAQILHLREQMSKVLYGA from the coding sequence ATGCTAACGATTGCACTTCCAAAGGGTCGGATTGGTGAGGATTCTTTAGCTCTTTTTGAAAAAATTTTTGATGAGAAATTTGAGTTTGGAAAAAGAAAACTGATTTTGGAAGCAGGTGGCTTTCGGTTTATGAAAGTGAGAAACCAAGATGTTCCAACCTATGTATATCATCAAGCGGCTGATCTTGGTATTGTCGGATTGGATGTGTTGGAGGAGAAACGGCTTGATATTATGAGACTGCTTGATCTCGGTTTTGGCAAATGTGACATATGTATCGGGATCAAAGCGGAAGAGGAGCTGGATTTTTCGAAGCCAAGTTATAAAGTCGCAACTAAGATGGAAAATATTACAAGAGATTTTTTTAGCAAAAAGGCGATACCCGTTGAGATCATTAAACTGTATGGTTCTATTGAGTTGGCACCTCTTGTAGGATTAGCCGATATGATCGTAGATATTGTCGAAACGGGAGAGACAATGCGTCAAAATGGATTGAAGCCTGCTTTGAAGATTATGGAAAGCAGTGCTTTTTTGATAGCCAATAAAAACAGCTTTTATCAGAAAAAAGCACAAATTTTGCATTTACGTGAGCAGATGAGTAAGGTTTTATATGGGGCTTGA
- a CDS encoding class I SAM-dependent methyltransferase, which yields MGLELYAKIEPFLGFEQEKQKLYQIYIDKLQSLGIKNFLDLGCGSGTFMQLALDKGLEPFGIDLSTEMVRRCQNKGLKAKAIDICDMQERFEAVTAVFDVLNYIEPKHLERFFDCIAKRLPIGGYFLCDINTLFGFEEIAQGSLILDQETVCIGIDAEFDREKLMTKFILFEQKDNCFTKSVDNIVQYYHDVADLKKFALQLVDIDLISLYADQSDKALLTFQKGR from the coding sequence ATGGGGCTTGAACTCTATGCGAAAATTGAACCTTTTTTGGGATTTGAACAAGAAAAACAGAAACTTTATCAAATCTACATCGATAAACTACAGAGTTTAGGAATAAAAAATTTTCTTGATTTGGGATGCGGTAGCGGTACATTCATGCAATTGGCCCTTGATAAGGGGTTGGAGCCTTTTGGTATCGATTTGAGTACGGAGATGGTTCGTCGATGTCAAAACAAAGGTTTAAAAGCAAAAGCGATCGATATATGCGATATGCAGGAGAGGTTTGAGGCTGTTACTGCAGTGTTTGATGTGCTTAATTATATTGAACCGAAACATTTGGAGAGGTTTTTTGACTGTATTGCAAAACGGCTCCCAATCGGCGGCTATTTTCTTTGTGATATCAATACGCTTTTTGGATTTGAAGAGATTGCACAAGGTTCGCTCATTCTTGATCAAGAAACAGTTTGCATCGGTATTGATGCAGAGTTTGATAGGGAAAAGCTTATGACAAAATTTATTCTTTTTGAACAAAAAGATAACTGTTTTACAAAATCTGTCGATAATATAGTGCAATATTATCATGATGTTGCCGACCTGAAAAAATTTGCGTTACAGTTGGTTGATATAGATTTGATATCGTTGTATGCAGATCAGTCAGATAAGGCGTTATTGACGTTTCAAAAGGGTAGATGA